The Desulfonatronum lacustre DSM 10312 region CTCGTTGCGATTTATTGTCTGCTGATCTTTCCGGCCCTGGCACAGGAACCCTCCGGTACAACCGGCGAGCCACGGCAGTCGAACACCCCCGCCGGCGAGGAACTTTCCGCGGCGCCCGTGAAGGTGGACGTCAACCCGGTTGCGAGGGATGAAGAGATATTCAGGCGACTCCAAAGCGTCCTGGAGGCCACCAATTGGTTCACCGACCCACAAGTCCGGGTCGAGGAAGGAGTTGTCTTTCTGCGTGGCCAGGTGGAGTCCGAAGTGCTCAAGAAATGGGCTGGAGATCTGGCCCGCAACACCCAGGACGTGGTCGCCGTGGTCAACAGGATGGAGGTGATCGAGCCGTCGGCGTGGGATTTCCGTCCGGCCTGGCACGGTCTGTTGAAATTATGGCACGATGTTGTCCGTTCCTTTCCATTTTTCGTGTTTGGCCTGTTCATCCTGGCATTGTCCGCGGGCGCCGGCATACTGGCGACAAAAACGACGCGGATATTCCTGCGGGGCCGAATTCGGACGAAACTCCTGAAAAACGTCATCGCCCGCGGGGTCGGCGGACTGGTCGTCCTCTGCGGCGCCTACCTGATTCTGAGGGTCTCCGGTCTGACGCAACTGGCATTGACGGTGGTCGGCGGCACGGGGCTGATCGGTCTGGTCATCGGCATCGCATTCAGGGACATCACCGAGAATTTCCTGGCAAGCATCTTTCTCAGCATGCAGCGGCCGTTCGAGACCGGCGATCTGGTGGAAATAGCGGGTGAGACCGGGTATGTGCAGCAGTTGAACATGCGCACCACAATCCTGATGACCCTCAGCGGAAACCTCGTGCAGATCCCGAACTCCAGCGTTTACAAGAGCAATCTGCGCAACTTCACGACCACCCCGAACCGACGGGAGGAGTTCATGGTCGGCATCG contains the following coding sequences:
- a CDS encoding mechanosensitive ion channel family protein, translating into MQRIGCRRRKLITRAVLLVAIYCLLIFPALAQEPSGTTGEPRQSNTPAGEELSAAPVKVDVNPVARDEEIFRRLQSVLEATNWFTDPQVRVEEGVVFLRGQVESEVLKKWAGDLARNTQDVVAVVNRMEVIEPSAWDFRPAWHGLLKLWHDVVRSFPFFVFGLFILALSAGAGILATKTTRIFLRGRIRTKLLKNVIARGVGGLVVLCGAYLILRVSGLTQLALTVVGGTGLIGLVIGIAFRDITENFLASIFLSMQRPFETGDLVEIAGETGYVQQLNMRTTILMTLSGNLVQIPNSSVYKSNLRNFTTTPNRREEFMVGIGYDDAINTAQEIARNVLADHPAVLNDPEPSVLVDSLGSSTVNLRIFFWLNGHTHSWLKVRSSVIRLVKFAFQKHGISMPDEAREIVFPQGVHVTLLNDKDLEGGDALVEKRFPVETPPENLDAVSTKAEAGLYSEAVVIKEQARQAQPLREGENLLPIAPGTADSEK